The Syntrophotalea acetylenivorans genome contains the following window.
CTCTGGCCCATGAGCTCCTTTATCAATCCAAGAGTCTCGCCGAGATCAGCCTAAAAGACTATGTGGAAAGTTTGGTCAGTCAGCTGCGGCAAGTATTTCAGGGACCCGAGCAGCAGATAGAGTGTCGGTCGGTTATCGGGGATATCTCCCTCGATATTGCCCAGGTGATTCCTTGTGGTTTGTTGATTACCGAGTTGCTGTCCAATGCCTACAAACATGCCTTCACTGATGGTAGCAACGGAACCATTATCGTCTCGATGATGAAATCTGGCAGGCAATTGAGTCTGTCCGTGGCGGACGACGGCGTGGGCCTGCCCGCGGACCTTGATTGTCGCCACACCGCGACCCTCGGCCTGCAACTGGTGACGGCATTGACAAATCAACTCAACGGCACTCTTGAAGTGAAAAGAGACGGTGGAACCCTGTTTCGGGTGACTTTTGCTTCTGAAGTGGCGAGCGCTCAGCAAAGGACTCACCAGGACTCGGAACGGCTGGTTTAAGGAGTTAGGCGGTCTTGATAGGTAAAATTCTGATTGTTGAAGATGAGGCCCTGATCGCTCTCAATATCGAGAGACAGCTAGGCAGCCTGGGCCACGAGGTCTGTGGCGTCGTTGCCTCTGGTGAAGAAGCCCTGGATCAGGCCGCCACCCTGAAGCCCGATCTGGTGCTGATGGATATTCATCTGGCCGGTGCCATGGACGGTATCGAAGCGGCCGCCCTGATCCGTGAAAGGTTCGCGATTCCATCCGTTTATCTGACCGCGCATACTGATGAGGCGACTTTGGCCCGGGCAAGGCAAACTGACCCCTACGGGTTTTTGCTCAAGCCTTTTCAAGAGATCGATTTGCGCATCGGCCTGGATATGGCCTTGCACCGCCGGGCCACTGAATTGCGGGCCAGAGAGAGCGAGGAAATGTTTCGCTTGGTTGCCGAGGGCATTGATGATGTCTTCTGCCTCACCAGCCCTGACCTGAAGGTCGTTTATTACGTCAGTTCCGCCTACGAGCGGTTGTGGGGGCGTTCGCAGGACAGCCTTTATCAAAAGCCCCTGTCCTTTCTCGATGCTGTTTATGAGGACGACCTGGACCGGGTTGTCGCTGTTTTTGCCCAACCGGGTCGAGAAACCCGCGAATTAGAGTACCGATTAGTTCGTCCAGATGGTTCTATTCGCTGGATCAGGGACCGGCGTTTTCCTGTTTGCGACCAGCAGGGGCGGTGTGTTCGCCTGGCCAGCATTGTTACCGATATTACCGAACACCGGCTTGCTCGAGAAGAATTGCTGGAGCTTAATAAGCAGCTGCAGCAACAGGCCACCCACGATATGTTGACAGGTTTGCCCAACCGGCGATTGTTTATTGACCGGCTCGAACAGGCGTTGGCCCATGCTCGGCGATTTGGCGGCCGGGTCGGCATGCTGTTTATTGATTTAGATGGTTTCAAGGGCATCAACGACCGCTTCGGACATCAGGCAGGAGATGAAGCCCTGGTCCTTATCGCCAAGCGAATCAAGCTCTTGCTGCGAGAGGTGGACAGTGCCGCTCGTTTGGGAGGCGATGAATTCGGTATCGTCTTGCCGGATATCGCGTTATTGGAGGATGCCCAATTGGTCGGGGAGAAAGTGTTGCAGGAGGTCCGGAGGCCTTTTTCCCTTCGTTCAGTAAGCTGCACGCTTGGTGCGAGTATCGGTATTACCACCTACCCTGATCTCGGTAAGACTGTTGATGAGTTGATCAGCCGCGCCGACAAGGCCATGTACCAGATCAAGAAACGTGGCAAGGGAGGCGTTTGCGTCTACCAGGGTCTTGAGGGGGGAAAAGGGTCTTAACGGTCAGCGATGGGGAATTTGTTCGTGATAAAAAAAGCGAATGGTACGTTCAATGCGAGCCAGCAGTCGCACATAATTGACGGGTTTGAATACAACATCGAAAAATCCCATACTGAGCAAAGCTGCCTCCTCTTCGGGAGAACTGATGGCCGCAAGGGCGATCACCGGTCGGCTTTGGGTCACAACATTGTTTTGTAAGTTTTGAATTAGCTTTTTGGCGTGTGCCGTATTGCCCGTTGTGCTGAGCAGGATCAGGTGCGGATTTTCCTGCATGGCCAATTTGACGGCGGCCATGGTGGAAGTGGCGAAGAACGGTTGATAGCCGGCATTGCGAAGGTTGGCGCAGACGATTCCGCGATAGAGGTCGTTTTCATCGATAATCAGGACCTTGTTTGGTGCTGAAGCCTTCGTCGGTTCTTCATGCATGTAATACCGCTTGATGGCTTTGAAAATTTCTGTCGGGGTCGCCAGGACCGGTTCGATCCGCAGCGTTGTTTTGAAGGCGATTTTATCGAGCGTGTCAAAATCAAGGGGATTGCTGATGGCCAGCTTTAAGAGGCCGTCTTTAAGTTCAATGGGAAAGATATTTTTCTTAATGGCCATATCGCAGTCGATGACCTGTTGCAGGTTCTCGGGGATGACCGGTGCGGAGATGGTCTGAATGGCGCTGAGGTTGAACTGGCGGGCGAGAATGCAGGCGATGTCCCAGTCGCTGATAGCACCCATATCCTCGAGGATCCGGCCCAGGGCCAATCCCGATTTTTTTTGCGCTTGCAAGGCGGTTTTAAGGACGCTGTCTGTGATGACCCCGGCCTCGACCAGGATTTCTCCGAATCTTTTGCGAATCTGCATGTTCTCCAAGCCTTATCTGTGGTGAATAGATATCTTTTATTAGCACAGTCTAGGTGTGGATAAAAGCCCTTGTTCTGATCAACCGCCCTGGATTTTCAGGTGCTTGGGTTTTTGACGACAGGCGATGAGGGGCAGAAGATTAACCCCTTACAGGAAGTGACGCCCTTTCAATAGCCCGGTAAACGGTTCAACTGGCCAGAACGCTGACGGCATCGTCTTGAAAAGCGTGAGCATAGGGGGGAGCGGCACTGTGATAGTAAAAATGCAGTGCCCGTTCGATCCGGGCTTGTAGCCGAGTGTAGTTAAGAGGTTTGGCAATTACATCAAAGAAACCGAGCCGCAACAGAAAGGCTTCCTCGTCAGGGGTATTGTTCGCCGTCAGGGCAATAATAGGACAACTGCTGGTATAGCTGTTTTGCTGAAGCTGTTCAAAGATCATCTGGCTACTGACCGTTTTCATGCAGGTGTCTACCAGGATAAGTCGCGGAGTGGTTTGTTGCGCGATGTGAATGGCCTCTTCCACGGTCACCGTCAAGAGGGGCAAATAGCCATTCCGCTTAAGGTTGTTGCAGATTGTGGTGCGGAACAGGTCGTGATCATCGATGATCAGCAGATAGGTGCCGGAGGAAGCGTCCGCCTCGGGTTCTTTCAGATAAAAGCGCTTGATGGCTTTGAAAATGGTGGTCGGGGTGGCTAGAACCGGCCGAATTTGACGGCCGGTCTTGAACGCCAGGCGATCCAGGGTGTTAAAATCAAGGGGATTGCTTACGGCCACTTCAACACCGTCTTTGCAGATTCCCAAGGGAAAGACCATCATTTTAAGAGCGTCGCCGCAATCAATGAGTTCAAGTACCGTTTCAGAAACGGAATCTTCCTGAATAGTGTCGATGACCGGCAGATTGAATTGGCGAGCCAGGATATCGACGATGTCCCTGTCACTGATCAAGCCCAGGTCTTCAAGAATTCGTCCCAGAGCCATGCCATTTTTGATTTGTAGGGAGAGAGCCGCATTCAGGTCTGCCTCGGTAATGACGCCTGCTTGCAGCAGGATTTCACCAAACTTCATACGAGATCGCATCGGTCACTCACTATCAAAAGGAATGTAAAAACAAAAAACTCGGGGCAGCGCCTATCCGGTCTCAATAATGCAAATATGGCACCACGCTAAGGTTTGGATCGCCACGCCAGGATTTAGGCAATTAAAGCCTGTTTTTGACTCGGCGCTCGATGCTATAACAACAGGGTGTAAGGTTTTTCGACGCCTGTTTTTTTGTTTTGCCGGGGAATCGGCTGGATGGATTTTGGTCTGTAAGAAAATTCGACAAGCGTAATGATTTCAGCGCCTTATGTTGGCTCTAATTAGTCCGAGCTCAGAAAAACAGTTCTTCGTAGATGGACTTTCTATGATTTGCCCCCTTTGTGAAAATAAACGAACTCTTCCTTTCTGGCGCGATCAACGTCGCTCCTACATGCGTTGTGACCGGTGCTTTCTGGTGTTCGTTCCAACCGAATATCATCTCTCTCTGGCGGCTGAAAAAGCCGAATATGATCTTCATCGCAACGATCCTGGCGATCCCGGTTATCGAAAATTTTTGCAGCGTTTGTTTGAGCCCCTACGGGAGCGGCTGACTGCGGGGGCGAAAGGACTTGACTTTGGTTCCGGACCGGGACCGACTTTAGCGCCGATGTTCGCTGAGGCCGGATTCGATATGGCAATTTACGATCCTTTCTATGCACCGGACCGTTCCGTTCTGCAAAACCGTTATGACTTCATCTCTTGCAGCGAGGTGCTGGAGCATTTTCATGCTCCCGGACGAGAACTTCAGTTCCTTTGGGAATTGCTTGCTGTCGAAGGTTGGTTGGGCGTCATGACCAAGCTGGTGATTGACCAACAGGCCTTCTCACGCTGGCACTACAAAAACGATCCTACCCATGTTGCCTTTTTTAGTCGGGAAACCTTTGTTTATCTTGCTCGTAAGTTGAATGCCCGCCTTGAATTGATTGCGCCTGACGTTATTCTGCTGCAAAAAACCTCGTAATATCGCTATTCCATTGCTGCTAAAACATATAGAAAATTTGGGCCATAAGCAAAAATCAGGTTGTTTTATCAAAAAAGTATGGAGCATGACTCGTTAAACAGTTTCGGAGGTGTGGTAGTTTGCTGAAATGACGAAGGGCGCCTCTTCTTGTTATGGAAGAAACGCCCTTTTGGTTTGGCCGGCCCTGTCGGTTCTAAGTTTTGAGTATTGCGCGTGAAAGGGAAGGTCGTGCTCTCAGTGAGCTATTTCTTTTCAAAATCGGCGAAAGCGGTTGTTTTATAATGGCCTTCGCTTACATATCGCAATAGTTTCCGTAATCGATTGGTGGGAATATATCCTTTTACGTCAATTATCGGTTTGCCGTGATTATCCAGAAACAGGGTGGTGGGAGTGTAGTTGATCAGAAAGTCCTCTTTCAGTTTCTTTTCTTGGCTGATATCGACCTCCACCAGAAGAAACTGTTCGTTCAGAAGTGAGATAATTTCCTTATTCTGAAAAACCTTGCGTTCCATCTCGGTGCATTGGTAACACCAGGGGCTGGTAAAAAAGATGAATAGAGGCCTTTGGGAGTCTTTGCTTTGTTGCAGTGCGGTTTCATAGTCCCGATAAATCAGTTTGTCGGCAGCGTCTAGGAACGATGGACATCCCAACCACAAACAGGCTGCCAACGCGATGCAGATCGGCAGGAAGAAAATCGATTTTGCCGTCCGATCGGCTCGAAAACAAAGAGGAAACTTTTGAAGGAAGCATCCCGACCTAGTCGGGATGCTTGAACTTCTCTCCCCCAAAACGGCGCTTTTGTCGGAGCACAGATCGTTCATGGGATCAGGGCGCCTTCTTTTCGTACGTGTCGAAGGTCATGATCTTGTATTTCCCCTCCGCCACATACTTCAACATGCGTTCAAAGCGTGATTTTTTTATCACATCTTTTTCCCGCAACACCGTCGATCCGTCGGGAGCGATAAAGACATGGGTGGGCGTGTAATCAACCTCGAACAGCTTTGCCGTCTGCTTTTCTTTGTCCAAATCGACTTCGACGGGAATAAAATGCTGGTCGATGAAACTTATGACTTTTGAATCCTTGTAAACCTTGCGCTCCATGTTCTTGCATCGATAGCAATACGGCAGATGGAAAAATAGGAGGATGGGCTTTTTAAGCTCCCGCTGTTTTTCCAGCCCCTGTTCATAGGTCAGCCAATGCACACCATGTTCGCCGGCCGTGACTGGAGCAGCAAAATGCGTCATCGTCACGATGGCTGCCAGAGCGATAAGTATGAGCTTGATACCTTTCATGGGATCCTCCCTTATGCGCGGTTACTGGTTACTTAGAAACGGTAGCTTACCTGGACATTAAATGTATCCATGGTATGAGACACTTTGGAGCCGGAAAATGGATTCGATGGACCGGGAGCGCCGTCGTTGGTTTCGGTATTTGTGAAGGCATGTTCGTAAGCGAAATCCAAGTCCCAATTCGTCCAGCTGTAGGTGAATCCCATAGTGGCGTGGTGTTCGACAAGAGCCGGAAAGATCGGGCTCAGGTTTACATTGGTGACCGGAGTGTTGCCGTAATTATAACCCGCGCGGACTTTGAAGGATTCGGTTACTTCGTACTCAGCTCCGATGGCCACCACGTATTGATCGTCCCAGTCCATCTCAAAGGGAATTTCCAACGGCGACGCCCCGTCAACATCCGGGTCACTGGCGGTAACCGTAACCGTCTTGATGGCGGAGCTCCAATTGATCCAGCTCAGGTCCATGGCCAGCAGCAATTTGGGGGTGGCCCGGTAGGCCGCGCCCAATTCGACCTGCCGGGGCCAGGTGAAACCATCCATTTTCACGTCATCGTATTTTACCCCCGATGCGGTTGTGAGCTCGCCATCTTCAAAATCGATAGAACTTTCGGAGGTGTACGTGGCGCCAACCGACCATTTGTCGTTGATCTGATAGTTGATCCCGAAGCGGCCCGAGAAGGTGAAGCTGCTCAGATCTTCCACCTTGTGCCCTATGGTGTTGGGGAAAAAGTCATATTTAATGCTGGCATAACCAGCATACAAGCTGGCTCCCATGGTCAGTTTATCGCTGACATTATAGGCCACGGTGGGAGAAAGTCTGACAAATCCAATCTCGGACATGAGATCGTCCTTCATGCCGGCCATCATTGGATTTGGATGTGTCGGCATAACTTCTACGTTCTGAAAATCAACGCCCATGCCGCCCTGCGCGAAGACGCCGATACCGGCGGACCAGCGGCTGGTCCCGAGGCGTTGGGCGTAACCGATGAAAGGAACCGGGAACATCTGAAATTCATTGTCGACGTTGCTTCCGCCGGCAGGCTGGTCTTCCATGTCGGGAAACATCAACGCGCTGCCCACGGTAATCACGCGATTACAGGTCGTCGCCAACTGCGCCGGATTTCCCGCAATGGCCGTGCAGCCCGCGGGAACCGCCACATCCGCGCCGCCCATGCCGGCAGAGACCGCGCCCGTCCCGATCATGTTCATTCCGTTGGTCGCCCAGCCGGTCAGCGGCGTAAAGAGCATCAAAGTTGCTACAATTAAACCAGGAATAACTCTCTTCTTCATAACCCTCCCCCTCCATAGATAGGCTCTAGACTAGCAGAAACAGTCTGCTCGTCTAGAGCCTGTAGATTTCTCTCTTCTATCCCGGGACGAGCCCGTATGACAGAAAACACCTAGTCTGATGTCCTCGAGCAGGCCTGTTGGTTGGGATCTTACCGAAGCTGCAGGTTAAACATCTTTCGATTTGCATTAGCGACGGTCTCCGCTTGCCCGGTTGGAATACCAGCGACAATAAATATCCGGGTGAACCCTTTGTGTTCACCCGGAGCGGTTTTAAATAAACAAGTTGTTATCCGAATGTTCCGAGGCTTCCAGATAGGCGGCTACCCCACCGATTTCTACCCCGTCGATAAGCTCCTCTTTGCGAATGCCCATCAGATCCATGGACATCTGGCAGGCCACTATGTTCACACCGCCTTGAATGGCCATGGTCATCATATCTTCAAGGGCCGGCACGTTATGGTGCTTCATGATGCCGCGAATCATCTTGCCGCCCATACCGCCCATGTTCATGTTGGACAGGGGCAGTTTGACGGAGCCCCGGGGCATCATCCAGCCGAAGGCTTTTTCGATGATGTTTTTACGGAGGCCCTTCACTTTGCCATGTTTTCGTAAGGAATTGAGTCCCCAGAAGGTAAAGAAAAGGGTGACTTTGCGTCCCATGGCCAGGGCGCCGTTGGCGATGATAAAGCTGGCGATGACCTTGTCCAGGTTACCCGAAAAGACGATGATGGTTTTGTCGTTGCCGGCGGTGGCAGGAACCACCCCGGGCTCTTGACCCGCTTTTTCGATAACCGCTTTGACGATACCTTTTTGCACTGAGATATCACGCACCACGTTGCCGGTGCTGCGCGCCCAGGCCGGAGCATCGCTCATAAAACCCGGATCGCTGGCGGTAATCGACAGCGCCTCGCCCGGCTGCAGGACATCCATCTCCTGCTTGAGCCGCATCACCGGGCCGGGGCATTGCAGCCCGCAGGCGTTTACTTCAACAATTTTCGAGGGGGCCTCGTTTGCCGGTTGCACCATGGGAATAACCTTCTGTTCAGTCTGTTGTATGGGAGCGGTCTCTGGGGCCTTGTGCGTGGTCGTCGCCACAAGCCAGGTTTCATAGCCGCCGGACAGGTTGTATATGTTTTCAAAGCCGTTGGCTGCCAATACGCGGATTGCCTGGTAAGCGATGAGCCCGACGCGACAGTAGAGGACGACTTTCTTGTCGCGAGGGATCTCGTTGAGCCGGTCACGCAGTTCGGCCTGCGGGATGTTGACCGAGCCAGGCATCACGCCGCTGGCACATTCCGCCGGTGTGCGTACGTCGAGCAGGTAGTACTCGGAAAGCTCGGCATTCTCAATGTCGGTCCACTTCACGGTTTTGATCAATCCCTCAAGGACGTTCTGGGCGACAAAGCCGGCCATGTTGACCGGATCTTTCGCCGACGAATAGGGCGGTGCATAGGCGTGTTCGATCTCGGTCAGATCGTCTACGGTCATGTTCGCTTTGATGGCCGTGGCGATGACGTCGATGCGTTTGTCGACACCGCTATAGCCGGTGGACTGGGCGCCCAGCACTTTGCCGGTGTCGGGCGAAAAGAGCACCTTGAGGCACATCTTCATCGCGCCGGGGTAGTAGCCGGCGAAGTCGTTGGGGTGGATGATGACTGAATCGAAGGGAATGTCGTGGGCGAGGCAGAGTTTTTCCGAGGCGCCGGTCATGCCTATAGTGAGATCGAACACCTTGGCGATGGCGGTTCCCATGGTGCCGTTGTAGGTGCGAGGCTTTTCACCGTGCATGTTGTCGGCGGCAATGCGCCCCTGTTTGTTGGCCGGTCCGGCCAGGGGGATGGTGGTTTTCTTATTGGTCAGGGGGTGCATGACCTCGATGGCGTCACCCGCGGCAAAGATATCTTCTTTGTTGGTTCTGAGGCTGTCGTCCGCCAGGATATGTCCGCGCTTGCCCAGTTCAATGCCGGACTCCGCGATGAAAGCGGTGTTCGGCTTGACCCCGATGGAAAGCAGGACGAGATCCGCTTCGACTGTTTTGCCGCTGGTCAGTTTGGCGACCACCCCGCCGTTGGCTCCCGGGGTGAATTCGCTGACGCCATCGTCCAGTTGCAGGTCGACGCCGTGCATGGCCACTTCCCGGTGCACCATTGAGGCCATTTCGAAGTCGACAACGTTCATGGCTTGCTTGGCCATTTCCACGACCGTTACGTCAATACCGCGGAATTTGAGGTTCTCCGCCATCTCCAGGCCGATGAATCCGGCACCCACCACCAGGGCTTTTTTGACCTTGCCGTCGTCCACCATGGCGCGGATCTGGTCCGTATCCGGAATGGTCCAGAGGGTGTGAATGGCCGGATGGTCGCTGCCGGGAATGGGCGGTTTTACCGGAGAGCCGCCGGGAGCAAGAAGCAGCTTGTCGTAAGTCTCATCGTACTCACGGCCTGTTTTCAGGTCCTTGGCCTTGACTGTTTTGGTCTCGGGGAGAACGGCCAGCACCTCGTTGGCGGTGCGTACTTCGATGCCCATAAGTTCCCTGAGTGCTTCGGGTGTTTGGACAACAAGCCGCTCCCGTTCCTTTATCTCATCGCCGATGTAATAGGGCAGGCCGCAGTTTGCATAGGAAACATAGTCTCCCCTCTCAAATACGATGATTTCCGCCGCTTCGTCCAGACGTCTGAGCCGGGCTGCCGCGGACATGCCTGCTGCAACGCCACCCACAATCAGATATTTTGCCATTCTGGCCTCCAGTTAAGAGTGTTAAATGTGTTGTGTATTAATCGGCTTGAAGTTTGTCTTGTGTACAATTCGAGATTCACAATATACAAAAAATCATATATATTGCAACATCTATTATATTAAAAAGGGTTATCTGTCAAGAATGGATTTTAAAACTAGCAGGGGCGATGGGTCCTTAGTTGACAAGAGCGGAGCTGCTTAAAACCAGGTCATTGGCTTCTGCGGTCATGTCCAGGTGGGATGGGAGATTAAGAAACAGTCAAGGAAGTTTTTGCAGGAAAATTGATAGCAGGTTTAAACAAAGCGGCGTGAAAAACCAAGCGGCGTGAAAAAAGCCCCTTGTCCTTGTCCATCGTTGATTGTCGGTCTAAGGATTATCTTGAGTCTGCGACTGCTTGAAATGAGGTCCCTGCAAGGGGTTTGTCCAGTGCAGGCATTAAGGGCACATAAAAACGAAAAAAATTAAAATAAAATATTAGCTTGCATGAAGGTCTCGCGTATAATATTTTTAGCGGCTAATAATTGACGGCTAACCTTTTTGCAGTTACTGGAACCTAAGTAACGGGACTAATTGTCTCGTGCTTTTGGGGAGAGAATAGATCGTGAAATCAGTTTTTCATCTCTTTATCATCGTATGTTTACTGTTGTTGAACGCTTGCGGCGACCTTTACCAGGCTGATCTGGAAGCGCCCACCGAGGGAATTACCGCGGGTTTTTTTCAGGCCAGTGACGGTTTGTCGGGTAAAGAGCTGTGGCGAACCGATGGAACTGCCGGCGGCACTTATCGGGTTAGTGATATCAACCCGGGCTCCGATTCTGCGCGGCCGATCAATCTTTTTCTCTATGAGGATTCTCTGCTCTTTGCCGGCAATGATGGGGTTAATGGGTTCGAGTTGTGGTGCAGTGACGGCACCGAGGAGGGGACTCGACTGATCAAAGACATCAATCCCGGCCCGGACAGTTCTTATCCGCTCTTTATGGTCCGCTGTCGTGGTCAAATTTTATTTGCCGCCGATGATGGCGAATCTGGCAAAGAGCTGTGGGTTAGCGATGGAACGGCTCAAGGAACCAACATGGTGCAGGACATTAATCGCGGCAGTGAAGGGGCCAGGCCCTATTACCTCACCCGGGTGGGCGATGAGGTCTTTTTTGCCGCTGATGATGGTATTCATGGAAAAGAGCTGTGGGTTAGCGACGGAACCTCCAAGGGGACCCGTTTGCTGAAAGATATAAATCGCGGCCGTGACAGTTCCTTTCTGGCCCATTTTTCCGAGGTGGATGGATTGCTTTTTTTCCGTGCCGATGACGGGCGCCATGGCCGGGAGCTGTGGGTCAGTGACGGAACGCCGGAGGGTACCCGGATGGTTCGGGATATCAATCCGGGTTCATCGCCGTCGACTTAGCACTATTTGCGTAAGTTGATAATTTCAAGACCAGTTGTTTTCACCTCGAAGCTCTCAGCGATCACCGAGAAAATCCACATCCTTGCGTCTTAGCAATCAAATAATCAGAAGCTTCGGTCCACGGAACGCACGGTATGGTCCGAGGCTTATTCAACGTGGTCCGTGTATTTTGTGGAAAAAGAGGAGTTCTCTGGGGTCATTTTCTTTCCGCTGGAATTTAGTGAATGACCAAATTTTATGGTATGGACCGCTGTTCTACATGAAGAGGCTGAATCTTTGTGCTACTCTTCTCTATTTTGATGGGCAACGTTGCCGCTAATGGGAAGATACTCGAAGTATGAAGCCTGAAAATTGCCAGCGAATAATCTGTCATAATCCCTTTGAATGGTTCGAAATCCATCCCGACGGACAGGTGTTTGCCTGTTGTCCTGCCTGGCTTAAACGATCCTTGGGCAATCTTTTGACCGATGACCTGGATGATATCTGGAATGGTACAACGGCCCGTGACCTGCGGCGCTCAATTCATGACAGTTCCTTTCGCCATTGCAACCGCCGCCGTTGCCCGCGCCTGGTTAACGGTACTGCTCCGGTCGGTAAGCTCGGCGAGTTGGAAAAGGGCGTCTTTCGGGATGTCTTTGAAGCCAAGCAAACCCGGTTGCCCTGGGGGCCACAAAAACTCAACCTGTGTTATGACCGCAGTTGCAATTTGGCCTGCTCAAGCTGCAGATCTGGATTCTATGCAGCCAGTGACGAGGAACAATTCCGCGCAGATTATCTCAGCGATCGGGTGCGGCGAGAGCTAGCTCCCCACGCACGGCAACTGATTATTAGCGGTACAGGAGATCCCTTTGCCAGCTCTTCCTACCGACGTTTATTGGAAGAGTTTGTTCCCCGCGAATACCCTCATCTTGAATCGATTCATTTGCATAGTAATGGTCTGTTGTGGGACTCAGCGGCCTGGCAGTCCATGCAGGCGGCCCAGCCTTTTGTCCGCACGGCGGAAATTTCCATCGATGCAGCCAGCGCGGAAATTTATAGTTTGAATCGCGGAGGGGACTTCGATCTACTGTTGGATAATTTGACCTTCCTGGCCAGATTGCCTATTGCCATTACTCTCAGTTTTGTGGTTCAGCAGAACAACTATCGCGAGATGGCAGATTTTGTGAGTCTGGCTCAGGGTTTTGATTTTGCCGTCTACTTCAGTCAACTGGTTAATTGGGGAACTTTTCGCCGCGAAGAGTTCCTCCGTCGGGCGGTACACTTGCCGGACCATCCGGAACATGCAGCCTTTTGCAGTGTGTTGGGTGAGGTTGCTAAGCAGGAGAGGGTGGATGTAGGAAATTTGCAGTCGGTGTTGAATCGTTAAGGCGAGTAGGGAACATCACTGTTTTCAGGTGAATGTTAAGGACATATTGCGGCAAACAAAAAAGGGACCAGCCATTTGGCTAGTCCCTGATTATTTTTGGTAGCGGGGGCAGGATTTGAACCTGCGACCTTCGGGTTATGAGCCCGACGAGCTACCGAACTGCTCCACCCCGCGTCAACGAGGTGTGAAGATAGCGAATCGGCAGAGGATTGTCAACCCTTCTGGGGATAATTTTTGACAATAGTGAAACTCTGAAGCTTGTCGCCTAAACCGAGGCCTGTTACAATGACGGCGAATTCCTGGTGGAGGTACCCTTGGCCAAACAAACTGCAAAACAACCGTACAATCGCCTGTGCGCCAAGTGCGTCAGGTCCTGCCGTCAGCCGGTCGGAACTCTCCTGATCAGTTGCCCCCGTTATCTGCCCCGCCCCTTCGATATCGAGACCCATCGTTTCGATCAACTCGATCTGTTCGGCAAGCCGAAGAAGTAGTTCTTG
Protein-coding sequences here:
- a CDS encoding SPASM domain-containing protein, which produces MKPENCQRIICHNPFEWFEIHPDGQVFACCPAWLKRSLGNLLTDDLDDIWNGTTARDLRRSIHDSSFRHCNRRRCPRLVNGTAPVGKLGELEKGVFRDVFEAKQTRLPWGPQKLNLCYDRSCNLACSSCRSGFYAASDEEQFRADYLSDRVRRELAPHARQLIISGTGDPFASSSYRRLLEEFVPREYPHLESIHLHSNGLLWDSAAWQSMQAAQPFVRTAEISIDAASAEIYSLNRGGDFDLLLDNLTFLARLPIAITLSFVVQQNNYREMADFVSLAQGFDFAVYFSQLVNWGTFRREEFLRRAVHLPDHPEHAAFCSVLGEVAKQERVDVGNLQSVLNR
- a CDS encoding FAD-dependent oxidoreductase; the encoded protein is MAKYLIVGGVAAGMSAAARLRRLDEAAEIIVFERGDYVSYANCGLPYYIGDEIKERERLVVQTPEALRELMGIEVRTANEVLAVLPETKTVKAKDLKTGREYDETYDKLLLAPGGSPVKPPIPGSDHPAIHTLWTIPDTDQIRAMVDDGKVKKALVVGAGFIGLEMAENLKFRGIDVTVVEMAKQAMNVVDFEMASMVHREVAMHGVDLQLDDGVSEFTPGANGGVVAKLTSGKTVEADLVLLSIGVKPNTAFIAESGIELGKRGHILADDSLRTNKEDIFAAGDAIEVMHPLTNKKTTIPLAGPANKQGRIAADNMHGEKPRTYNGTMGTAIAKVFDLTIGMTGASEKLCLAHDIPFDSVIIHPNDFAGYYPGAMKMCLKVLFSPDTGKVLGAQSTGYSGVDKRIDVIATAIKANMTVDDLTEIEHAYAPPYSSAKDPVNMAGFVAQNVLEGLIKTVKWTDIENAELSEYYLLDVRTPAECASGVMPGSVNIPQAELRDRLNEIPRDKKVVLYCRVGLIAYQAIRVLAANGFENIYNLSGGYETWLVATTTHKAPETAPIQQTEQKVIPMVQPANEAPSKIVEVNACGLQCPGPVMRLKQEMDVLQPGEALSITASDPGFMSDAPAWARSTGNVVRDISVQKGIVKAVIEKAGQEPGVVPATAGNDKTIIVFSGNLDKVIASFIIANGALAMGRKVTLFFTFWGLNSLRKHGKVKGLRKNIIEKAFGWMMPRGSVKLPLSNMNMGGMGGKMIRGIMKHHNVPALEDMMTMAIQGGVNIVACQMSMDLMGIRKEELIDGVEIGGVAAYLEASEHSDNNLFI
- a CDS encoding ELWxxDGT repeat protein; protein product: MKSVFHLFIIVCLLLLNACGDLYQADLEAPTEGITAGFFQASDGLSGKELWRTDGTAGGTYRVSDINPGSDSARPINLFLYEDSLLFAGNDGVNGFELWCSDGTEEGTRLIKDINPGPDSSYPLFMVRCRGQILFAADDGESGKELWVSDGTAQGTNMVQDINRGSEGARPYYLTRVGDEVFFAADDGIHGKELWVSDGTSKGTRLLKDINRGRDSSFLAHFSEVDGLLFFRADDGRHGRELWVSDGTPEGTRMVRDINPGSSPST